A single window of Rhodamnia argentea isolate NSW1041297 chromosome 5, ASM2092103v1, whole genome shotgun sequence DNA harbors:
- the LOC115727217 gene encoding pathogenesis-related thaumatin-like protein 3.5 isoform X1: MAFHVSLLLKVLLVLAIAATEVASQETRKFTIENNCNETVWPGITNSESFNGSIFALKPGQSAVYTASAPWSGRIWGRTGCDFDKNGSGKCQTGGCGTSLNCTGPGTPPVSIAEFTLGGLDYYDVSLVNGFNLPIVIKTLNAKGNCSNAGCDRDLRTNCPSELAVKSDGKVIACNSACDKFNTDEYCCRGAFGTADTCQPSNYSRAFKSVCPDAYSYAKDDKTSLKTCASPDFVVSFCSSRNGTVCSYHDSTLKCNGSADLRASFNGWWFLVIILPVIVSSHHFLGFIM, translated from the exons ATGGCTTTTCACGTCAGTCTGCTTCTCAAAGTCTTGCTCGTCCTCGCCATAGCCGCAACAG AAGTAGCCTCTCAAGAGACCAGAAAATTTACTATAGAAAACAACTGCAACGAGACTGTGTGGCCCGGGATAACAAATAGCGAAAGTTTTAACGGCAGTATCTTCGCATTGAAACCGGGCCAATCTGCCGTCTACACTGCTTCGGCCCCTTGGTCTGGGCGGATATGGGGCCGAACCGGTTGCGATTTTGATAAGAACGGCAGCGGCAAGTGTCAAACTGGTGGATGTGGCACTTCCTTGAACTGCACTGGGCCCGGGACCCCGCCTGTTTCGATTGCCGAGTTCACCCTCGGAGGACTGGATTATTATGACGTTAGCCTCGTGAACGGCTTCAATTTGCCGATAGTGATAAAAACCCTAAATGCTAAGGGAAATTGCAGCAACGCAGGGTGCGACCGAGATTTGAGAACGAATTGCCCCTCGGAGCTCGCCGTTAAGTCCGATGGGAAGGTGATTGCTTGCAATAGTGCATGCGATAAGTTCAACACGGATGAGTATTGTTGCAGGGGCGCGTTTGGAACCGCGGACACTTGCCAGCCAAGTAACTACTCAAGGGCTTTCAAGTCTGTCTGCCCAGATGCTTATAGCTACGCGAAAGACGATAAGACGAGCCTCAAAACTTGTGCTAGCCCAGATTTCGTCGTGAGCTTCTGCTCATCGAG GAATGGAACTGTATGCTCTTATCATGACAGTACATTGAAATGCAATGGATCAGCCGATTTGAGGGCATCCTTCAATGGATGGTGGTTTCTGGTGATCATACTGCCCGTGATCGTCAGTTCCcatcattttttggggttcatTATGTAA
- the LOC115727217 gene encoding pathogenesis-related thaumatin-like protein 3.5 isoform X2, with protein MAFHVSLLLKVLLVLAIAATVASQETRKFTIENNCNETVWPGITNSESFNGSIFALKPGQSAVYTASAPWSGRIWGRTGCDFDKNGSGKCQTGGCGTSLNCTGPGTPPVSIAEFTLGGLDYYDVSLVNGFNLPIVIKTLNAKGNCSNAGCDRDLRTNCPSELAVKSDGKVIACNSACDKFNTDEYCCRGAFGTADTCQPSNYSRAFKSVCPDAYSYAKDDKTSLKTCASPDFVVSFCSSRNGTVCSYHDSTLKCNGSADLRASFNGWWFLVIILPVIVSSHHFLGFIM; from the exons ATGGCTTTTCACGTCAGTCTGCTTCTCAAAGTCTTGCTCGTCCTCGCCATAGCCGCAACAG TAGCCTCTCAAGAGACCAGAAAATTTACTATAGAAAACAACTGCAACGAGACTGTGTGGCCCGGGATAACAAATAGCGAAAGTTTTAACGGCAGTATCTTCGCATTGAAACCGGGCCAATCTGCCGTCTACACTGCTTCGGCCCCTTGGTCTGGGCGGATATGGGGCCGAACCGGTTGCGATTTTGATAAGAACGGCAGCGGCAAGTGTCAAACTGGTGGATGTGGCACTTCCTTGAACTGCACTGGGCCCGGGACCCCGCCTGTTTCGATTGCCGAGTTCACCCTCGGAGGACTGGATTATTATGACGTTAGCCTCGTGAACGGCTTCAATTTGCCGATAGTGATAAAAACCCTAAATGCTAAGGGAAATTGCAGCAACGCAGGGTGCGACCGAGATTTGAGAACGAATTGCCCCTCGGAGCTCGCCGTTAAGTCCGATGGGAAGGTGATTGCTTGCAATAGTGCATGCGATAAGTTCAACACGGATGAGTATTGTTGCAGGGGCGCGTTTGGAACCGCGGACACTTGCCAGCCAAGTAACTACTCAAGGGCTTTCAAGTCTGTCTGCCCAGATGCTTATAGCTACGCGAAAGACGATAAGACGAGCCTCAAAACTTGTGCTAGCCCAGATTTCGTCGTGAGCTTCTGCTCATCGAG GAATGGAACTGTATGCTCTTATCATGACAGTACATTGAAATGCAATGGATCAGCCGATTTGAGGGCATCCTTCAATGGATGGTGGTTTCTGGTGATCATACTGCCCGTGATCGTCAGTTCCcatcattttttggggttcatTATGTAA
- the LOC115727215 gene encoding uncharacterized protein LOC115727215 isoform X1, with product MMKMMQSKLSLPQPKPRPASSPSPFAYRGSSLCSGGSPAARLRRSRQTLRLKLVCQSLGDKWKLNDIDASSVQEQVTSWLSKTQNFLREATSPLVKSGHGRKPDPENVSNNQDMGETFEGEWTVERGMPNGVLSWEAVLAIEQFSRMNGLTGQKMQKIFKALVPESVYNDARNLVEYCCYRFLSRDGSHFHPCLKEPAFQKLIFLTMLAWGNPYCEDANQDAVERSSFQSKLVGEEAFTRIAPAVQGVADSSTVHNLFKALADDNGISLSSWLTYIDELLKVHEGRKSYQARECTKISLEQVLCIGSSRKRPVLKWDNNMGWPGNVILTDKAIYFEAVGVRGRKDSARLDLTKPGACVEKAKVGPLGSLLFDSAISISCGSQSDTWLLEFVDLGGEMRRDVWHAFICEVVALHKFIREYGPEDNDQSIFHVYGAHKGKERAIMSAINSIARLQALQFMRRLLDNPLKLVQFSYLQNSPFGSVVCQALALNFWGGQLVTRYTKASSTSDRESSPSDEISENGSHIYDIDGSIYLRKWMRSPSWVSSSSVTFWRNASIKQGLVLSKNLVVADASLVEKAATTCRKKGEMVEKTQATIDAAMVKGIPNNIDLFKEIIFPLTIPIRSFERLRRWEEPHLTISFLACAYTLIFRNLWSYIFPSTLIILAAAMLTLKGLKGQGRLGRSFGSVTIRDQPPSNTIEKIVALKDAMRDVEYGLQNLNILLLKVQTIVLAGHPQVTTEVALVLLSSATIMLLVPFKYIFSFLLFDLFTRELDFRKETVQRFRSFLKERWDMLPAAPVIVLPYQNEESGSPNRTAIDKQERSQGNLRGGDQL from the exons atgatgaagatgatgcagTCGAAGCTCTCGCTCCCTCAGCCGAAACCGAGGCCGGCTTCGTCGCCATCTCCCTTCGCGTATCGTGGAAGTTCTCTCTGCTCCGGCGGCTCTCCGGCCGCTCGCCTTCGGCGGAGCCGGCAGACCCTGCGGTTGAAGCTCGTGTGCCAGTCTCTCGGCGATAAATGGAAGTTGAACGACATCGACGCCA GTTCAGTGCAAGAGCAAGTGACTTCGTGGCTGTCTAAGACGCAGAACTTTTTGAGAGAAGCCACTTCTCCGCTGGTAAAGAGCGGTCACGGTAGAAAACCTGATCCGGAGAATGTCTCCAACAATCAAGACATGGGGGAGACTTTCGAAGGAGAATGGACGGTCGAACGAGGGATGCCGAATGGGGTTCTCTCCTGGGAAGCTGTTTTGGCCATAGAGCAATTCAGCAG GATGAATGGATTGACTGGTCAGAAAATGCAGAAGATATTCAAAGCCCTGGTCCCTGAATCCGTATATAATGATGCTAGGAACTTGGTGGAATACTGCTGCTACAGATTCTTGTCAAGGGATGGTTCCCATTTTCATCCCTGCCTTAAG GAACCTGCATTCCAGAAGCTAATTTTCCTGACGATGCTAGCCTGGGGGAATCCCTACTGTGAAGATGCCAACCAGGATGCTGTGGAGAGATCTTCCTTTCAG AGTAAGCTTGTCGGTGAAGAGGCTTTTACCCGAATCGCTCCTGCTGTCCAAGGAGTGGCTGATTCATCAACAGTGCATAATCTATTTAAGGCACTTGCTGATGATAATGGCATCTCCTTGAGCTCGTGGTTAACTTACATAGATGAGCTCCTCAA GGTACATGAAGGACGAAAATCATATCAGGCTCGAGAATGTACAAAGATCTCTCTGGAGCAGGTCTTATGCATTGGCTCTAGCAGGAAAAGGCCTGTGCTTAAATGGGACAATAATATGGGATGGCCAGGAAATGTTATCTTGACAGATAAAGCAATCTATTTTGAG GCAGTTGGTGTAAGGGGACGCAAAGATTCAGCAAGGCTGGATCTTACAAAGCCTGGAGCATGTgtagaaaaagcaaaagttgGGCCTTTGGGATCTCTTCTTTTTGACTCTGCTATCTCTATTTCTTGTGGTTCTCA GTCAGATACATGGCTTTTGGAATTTGTTGATTTGGGAGGTGAGATGAGAAGAGATGTCTGGCATGCTTTTATATGTGAAGTTGTAGCTTTGCACAAGTTCATCCGTGAATATGGACCTGAAGACAATGATCAATCTATCTTTCATGTATATGGAGCCCATAAAGGAAAGGAACGAGCAATCATGAGTGCCATTAACAGCATAGCTAGACTTCAAGCTCTTCAATTTATGCGTAGGTTGTTGGATAATCCCCTTAAATTGGTTCAGTTTTCGTACCTACAGAATTCACCCTTTGGTAGTGTTGTTTGTCAAGCTCTAGCTTTGAATTTTTGGGGTGGACAGCTAGTTACAAGGTATACAAAAGCAAGCTCTACATCAGATCGAGAATCATCGCCTTCTGATGAAATATCAGAAAATGGCAGTCATATTTACGACATTGATGGAAGCATATACTTGAGAAAGTGGATGAGATCTCCATCTTGGGTTTCCAGCTCTTCGGTCACTTTTTGGAGGAATGCATCAATAAAACAAGGTCTTGTATTAAGTAAAAATCTCGTTGTGGCTGATGCAAGCCTGGTAGAAAAAGCAGCAACTACATGCAGAAAGAAAGGTGAGATGGTTGAAAAAACACAAGCGACAATAGATGCTGCAATGGTGAAGGGAATACCGAATAACATAGACCTTTTCAAG GAAATTATATTTCCTTTGACAATCCCTATCAGAAGTTTTGAAAGGCTCAGACGCTGGGAGGAGCCTCACCTCACCATCTCATTTCTTGCATGTGCATATACCTTGATATTCAG GAATTTATGGTCATATATATTTCCATCAACATTAATTATTCTTGCAGCTGCTATGCTGACATTAAAAGGATTAAAAGGGCAGGGCCGCCTCGGCAGATCTTTTGGATCAGTTACAATTCGTGATCAGCCACCTTCGAATACCATTGAAAAAATCGTAGCTTTGAAAGATGCTATGCGTGATGTTGAGTACGGTCTCCAGAATCTGAATATTTTACTTCTAAAAGTACAAACGATTGTGCTTGCTGGTCATCCTCAG GTAACGACAGAGGTTGCCCTGGTTCTGTTGTCTTCGGCGACAATCATGCTTCTTGTGCCgttcaaatatatttttagtTTCCTTCTGTTTGATCTCTTCACACGGGAGCTAGACTTCCGGAAAGAAACGGTTCAGCGGTTCAGGAGTTTCCTAAAGGAACGTTGGGACATGTTACCGGCAGCACCGGTCATAGTCTTGCCTTATCAAAATGAAGAATCCGGGTCACCCAACAGAACAGCAATTGACAAACAAGAAAGATCGCAAGGTAATCTCAGAGGAGGCGATCAGCTATAA
- the LOC115727215 gene encoding uncharacterized protein LOC115727215 isoform X2, whose translation MDGRTRDAEWGSLLGSCFGHRAIQQICRMNGLTGQKMQKIFKALVPESVYNDARNLVEYCCYRFLSRDGSHFHPCLKEPAFQKLIFLTMLAWGNPYCEDANQDAVERSSFQSKLVGEEAFTRIAPAVQGVADSSTVHNLFKALADDNGISLSSWLTYIDELLKVHEGRKSYQARECTKISLEQVLCIGSSRKRPVLKWDNNMGWPGNVILTDKAIYFEAVGVRGRKDSARLDLTKPGACVEKAKVGPLGSLLFDSAISISCGSQSDTWLLEFVDLGGEMRRDVWHAFICEVVALHKFIREYGPEDNDQSIFHVYGAHKGKERAIMSAINSIARLQALQFMRRLLDNPLKLVQFSYLQNSPFGSVVCQALALNFWGGQLVTRYTKASSTSDRESSPSDEISENGSHIYDIDGSIYLRKWMRSPSWVSSSSVTFWRNASIKQGLVLSKNLVVADASLVEKAATTCRKKGEMVEKTQATIDAAMVKGIPNNIDLFKEIIFPLTIPIRSFERLRRWEEPHLTISFLACAYTLIFRNLWSYIFPSTLIILAAAMLTLKGLKGQGRLGRSFGSVTIRDQPPSNTIEKIVALKDAMRDVEYGLQNLNILLLKVQTIVLAGHPQVTTEVALVLLSSATIMLLVPFKYIFSFLLFDLFTRELDFRKETVQRFRSFLKERWDMLPAAPVIVLPYQNEESGSPNRTAIDKQERSQGNLRGGDQL comes from the exons ATGGACGGTCGAACGAGGGATGCCGAATGGGGTTCTCTCCTGGGAAGCTGTTTTGGCCATAGAGCAATTCAGCAG ATATGCAGGATGAATGGATTGACTGGTCAGAAAATGCAGAAGATATTCAAAGCCCTGGTCCCTGAATCCGTATATAATGATGCTAGGAACTTGGTGGAATACTGCTGCTACAGATTCTTGTCAAGGGATGGTTCCCATTTTCATCCCTGCCTTAAG GAACCTGCATTCCAGAAGCTAATTTTCCTGACGATGCTAGCCTGGGGGAATCCCTACTGTGAAGATGCCAACCAGGATGCTGTGGAGAGATCTTCCTTTCAG AGTAAGCTTGTCGGTGAAGAGGCTTTTACCCGAATCGCTCCTGCTGTCCAAGGAGTGGCTGATTCATCAACAGTGCATAATCTATTTAAGGCACTTGCTGATGATAATGGCATCTCCTTGAGCTCGTGGTTAACTTACATAGATGAGCTCCTCAA GGTACATGAAGGACGAAAATCATATCAGGCTCGAGAATGTACAAAGATCTCTCTGGAGCAGGTCTTATGCATTGGCTCTAGCAGGAAAAGGCCTGTGCTTAAATGGGACAATAATATGGGATGGCCAGGAAATGTTATCTTGACAGATAAAGCAATCTATTTTGAG GCAGTTGGTGTAAGGGGACGCAAAGATTCAGCAAGGCTGGATCTTACAAAGCCTGGAGCATGTgtagaaaaagcaaaagttgGGCCTTTGGGATCTCTTCTTTTTGACTCTGCTATCTCTATTTCTTGTGGTTCTCA GTCAGATACATGGCTTTTGGAATTTGTTGATTTGGGAGGTGAGATGAGAAGAGATGTCTGGCATGCTTTTATATGTGAAGTTGTAGCTTTGCACAAGTTCATCCGTGAATATGGACCTGAAGACAATGATCAATCTATCTTTCATGTATATGGAGCCCATAAAGGAAAGGAACGAGCAATCATGAGTGCCATTAACAGCATAGCTAGACTTCAAGCTCTTCAATTTATGCGTAGGTTGTTGGATAATCCCCTTAAATTGGTTCAGTTTTCGTACCTACAGAATTCACCCTTTGGTAGTGTTGTTTGTCAAGCTCTAGCTTTGAATTTTTGGGGTGGACAGCTAGTTACAAGGTATACAAAAGCAAGCTCTACATCAGATCGAGAATCATCGCCTTCTGATGAAATATCAGAAAATGGCAGTCATATTTACGACATTGATGGAAGCATATACTTGAGAAAGTGGATGAGATCTCCATCTTGGGTTTCCAGCTCTTCGGTCACTTTTTGGAGGAATGCATCAATAAAACAAGGTCTTGTATTAAGTAAAAATCTCGTTGTGGCTGATGCAAGCCTGGTAGAAAAAGCAGCAACTACATGCAGAAAGAAAGGTGAGATGGTTGAAAAAACACAAGCGACAATAGATGCTGCAATGGTGAAGGGAATACCGAATAACATAGACCTTTTCAAG GAAATTATATTTCCTTTGACAATCCCTATCAGAAGTTTTGAAAGGCTCAGACGCTGGGAGGAGCCTCACCTCACCATCTCATTTCTTGCATGTGCATATACCTTGATATTCAG GAATTTATGGTCATATATATTTCCATCAACATTAATTATTCTTGCAGCTGCTATGCTGACATTAAAAGGATTAAAAGGGCAGGGCCGCCTCGGCAGATCTTTTGGATCAGTTACAATTCGTGATCAGCCACCTTCGAATACCATTGAAAAAATCGTAGCTTTGAAAGATGCTATGCGTGATGTTGAGTACGGTCTCCAGAATCTGAATATTTTACTTCTAAAAGTACAAACGATTGTGCTTGCTGGTCATCCTCAG GTAACGACAGAGGTTGCCCTGGTTCTGTTGTCTTCGGCGACAATCATGCTTCTTGTGCCgttcaaatatatttttagtTTCCTTCTGTTTGATCTCTTCACACGGGAGCTAGACTTCCGGAAAGAAACGGTTCAGCGGTTCAGGAGTTTCCTAAAGGAACGTTGGGACATGTTACCGGCAGCACCGGTCATAGTCTTGCCTTATCAAAATGAAGAATCCGGGTCACCCAACAGAACAGCAATTGACAAACAAGAAAGATCGCAAGGTAATCTCAGAGGAGGCGATCAGCTATAA
- the LOC115727215 gene encoding uncharacterized protein LOC115727215 isoform X3 — MNGLTGQKMQKIFKALVPESVYNDARNLVEYCCYRFLSRDGSHFHPCLKEPAFQKLIFLTMLAWGNPYCEDANQDAVERSSFQSKLVGEEAFTRIAPAVQGVADSSTVHNLFKALADDNGISLSSWLTYIDELLKVHEGRKSYQARECTKISLEQVLCIGSSRKRPVLKWDNNMGWPGNVILTDKAIYFEAVGVRGRKDSARLDLTKPGACVEKAKVGPLGSLLFDSAISISCGSQSDTWLLEFVDLGGEMRRDVWHAFICEVVALHKFIREYGPEDNDQSIFHVYGAHKGKERAIMSAINSIARLQALQFMRRLLDNPLKLVQFSYLQNSPFGSVVCQALALNFWGGQLVTRYTKASSTSDRESSPSDEISENGSHIYDIDGSIYLRKWMRSPSWVSSSSVTFWRNASIKQGLVLSKNLVVADASLVEKAATTCRKKGEMVEKTQATIDAAMVKGIPNNIDLFKEIIFPLTIPIRSFERLRRWEEPHLTISFLACAYTLIFRNLWSYIFPSTLIILAAAMLTLKGLKGQGRLGRSFGSVTIRDQPPSNTIEKIVALKDAMRDVEYGLQNLNILLLKVQTIVLAGHPQVTTEVALVLLSSATIMLLVPFKYIFSFLLFDLFTRELDFRKETVQRFRSFLKERWDMLPAAPVIVLPYQNEESGSPNRTAIDKQERSQGNLRGGDQL; from the exons ATGAATGGATTGACTGGTCAGAAAATGCAGAAGATATTCAAAGCCCTGGTCCCTGAATCCGTATATAATGATGCTAGGAACTTGGTGGAATACTGCTGCTACAGATTCTTGTCAAGGGATGGTTCCCATTTTCATCCCTGCCTTAAG GAACCTGCATTCCAGAAGCTAATTTTCCTGACGATGCTAGCCTGGGGGAATCCCTACTGTGAAGATGCCAACCAGGATGCTGTGGAGAGATCTTCCTTTCAG AGTAAGCTTGTCGGTGAAGAGGCTTTTACCCGAATCGCTCCTGCTGTCCAAGGAGTGGCTGATTCATCAACAGTGCATAATCTATTTAAGGCACTTGCTGATGATAATGGCATCTCCTTGAGCTCGTGGTTAACTTACATAGATGAGCTCCTCAA GGTACATGAAGGACGAAAATCATATCAGGCTCGAGAATGTACAAAGATCTCTCTGGAGCAGGTCTTATGCATTGGCTCTAGCAGGAAAAGGCCTGTGCTTAAATGGGACAATAATATGGGATGGCCAGGAAATGTTATCTTGACAGATAAAGCAATCTATTTTGAG GCAGTTGGTGTAAGGGGACGCAAAGATTCAGCAAGGCTGGATCTTACAAAGCCTGGAGCATGTgtagaaaaagcaaaagttgGGCCTTTGGGATCTCTTCTTTTTGACTCTGCTATCTCTATTTCTTGTGGTTCTCA GTCAGATACATGGCTTTTGGAATTTGTTGATTTGGGAGGTGAGATGAGAAGAGATGTCTGGCATGCTTTTATATGTGAAGTTGTAGCTTTGCACAAGTTCATCCGTGAATATGGACCTGAAGACAATGATCAATCTATCTTTCATGTATATGGAGCCCATAAAGGAAAGGAACGAGCAATCATGAGTGCCATTAACAGCATAGCTAGACTTCAAGCTCTTCAATTTATGCGTAGGTTGTTGGATAATCCCCTTAAATTGGTTCAGTTTTCGTACCTACAGAATTCACCCTTTGGTAGTGTTGTTTGTCAAGCTCTAGCTTTGAATTTTTGGGGTGGACAGCTAGTTACAAGGTATACAAAAGCAAGCTCTACATCAGATCGAGAATCATCGCCTTCTGATGAAATATCAGAAAATGGCAGTCATATTTACGACATTGATGGAAGCATATACTTGAGAAAGTGGATGAGATCTCCATCTTGGGTTTCCAGCTCTTCGGTCACTTTTTGGAGGAATGCATCAATAAAACAAGGTCTTGTATTAAGTAAAAATCTCGTTGTGGCTGATGCAAGCCTGGTAGAAAAAGCAGCAACTACATGCAGAAAGAAAGGTGAGATGGTTGAAAAAACACAAGCGACAATAGATGCTGCAATGGTGAAGGGAATACCGAATAACATAGACCTTTTCAAG GAAATTATATTTCCTTTGACAATCCCTATCAGAAGTTTTGAAAGGCTCAGACGCTGGGAGGAGCCTCACCTCACCATCTCATTTCTTGCATGTGCATATACCTTGATATTCAG GAATTTATGGTCATATATATTTCCATCAACATTAATTATTCTTGCAGCTGCTATGCTGACATTAAAAGGATTAAAAGGGCAGGGCCGCCTCGGCAGATCTTTTGGATCAGTTACAATTCGTGATCAGCCACCTTCGAATACCATTGAAAAAATCGTAGCTTTGAAAGATGCTATGCGTGATGTTGAGTACGGTCTCCAGAATCTGAATATTTTACTTCTAAAAGTACAAACGATTGTGCTTGCTGGTCATCCTCAG GTAACGACAGAGGTTGCCCTGGTTCTGTTGTCTTCGGCGACAATCATGCTTCTTGTGCCgttcaaatatatttttagtTTCCTTCTGTTTGATCTCTTCACACGGGAGCTAGACTTCCGGAAAGAAACGGTTCAGCGGTTCAGGAGTTTCCTAAAGGAACGTTGGGACATGTTACCGGCAGCACCGGTCATAGTCTTGCCTTATCAAAATGAAGAATCCGGGTCACCCAACAGAACAGCAATTGACAAACAAGAAAGATCGCAAGGTAATCTCAGAGGAGGCGATCAGCTATAA